A window of Belonocnema kinseyi isolate 2016_QV_RU_SX_M_011 chromosome 9, B_treatae_v1, whole genome shotgun sequence contains these coding sequences:
- the LOC117179382 gene encoding zinc finger HIT domain-containing protein 1 → MANRESGRIKDAYQKRVLDDASRRRRQKKALEALEQDNFHEDPHADLVMSKKAPKFQETLESRNVSRKKKTRSADYYKQRFRKTFTQLVEEDLNYNPTPPNYSSAQAAPSKFPERHFCAVCGFPSSYTCIPCGARYCSTKCLGTHLDTRCLKWTA, encoded by the exons ATGGCAAATCGAGAATCGGGTCGGATCAAGGATGCGTATCAGAAAAGAGTTCTTGATGATGCCTCTCGAAGGCGAAGGCAGAAAAAAGCTCTCGAGGCTTTAGAGCAGGACAATTTCCACGAAGATCCTCATGCTGATCTTG tgatGAGCAAAAAAGCACCGAAATTTCAAGAAACCCTGGAAAGTAGAAATGTAAGTCGGAAGAAGAAAACTCGATCTGCTGATTATTATAAGCAAAGGTTCCGCAAAACCTTTACTCAATTAGTAGAAGAAGATTTAAACTATAATCCGACACCGCCGAATTATTCTTCTGCGCAAGCTGCACCATCTAAATTTCCTGAGAGACATTTTTGTGCGGTTTGTGGATTTCCTAGTAGTTACACCTGCATTCCATGTGGAGCGAGATATTGCAGCACAAAATGTCTAGGAACACATCTTGATACAAGATGTCTGAAATGGACGGCTTAA